The window TAGTATTGCCCCAAGACACGTAATAATAAATACATCCCAACCTATTGAAGTACGGTAGCTAAACTTTTGCAACCACTGATTCATTATATAGTAAGCAAAAGGTGAAGCAACAACCAAAGCAATAGTAACTAATATTAAAAAATCTTTTGATAATAACAGCCATAATCGACCAGTAGAAGCACCCAAGACCTTACGAATACCTATTTCCTTGGTGCGTTGTTCAGCAACAAACATTGCTAATCCGAATAATCCTAGGCAACTTATAAAAATGGCTAAGATTGTAAATACTCTTGCAAGATTAGCTATGCGTTCTTCCGCCCTAAATTTTTTACCATACTCTTCATCAACAAATTGATAATCGAATGGTGCATTTGGAAAATTCTCTTTAAAAACACCTTCAACAAGTGCTAAATTTTCACTTACATTCTTTCTAGGGTTTAACCTAAGATTATAAAAGCTTGCATGCCCAAACCTGTCAAAAACGTATATAGATTGCTTAACGGGCTCATAAGGCGATTGCATAATAATATCTTCAATTACTCCTATTATTTTTAGTGGAGGAGCAGGATTGTCTTCTCTAACGTCTCTTATAAATTTACCAACTGGATTTTTAATATTCATGTATTCAACAGCAGTTTTATTCAAAATCACACCTAAGGAATCTGTAGAAAATTCTCTTGAAAATCCTCGACCCTCAATAATTTTTGCTCCTAAAGCTTCTACAAAATCATATGATACTGCCATATATGCAAAGTCTTCTTGAAGTCCTTGTGGTTTACCATCCCAAGTATAGCCACCATTATTAGACCATACTTCTGTAGTTGGACTACTAGACGTTGCCATTTCCACAACTCCTCCAGAGGCGATAAATTGTGTTCGCATAACTGGTGCTTTTCCTAAAAACTGTTCACTCATCACCGGGATTTGGATTAAACCCTCTTTATTATATCCCGTTGGTCTGTCTTTACTATATTGAATTTGATTCATAACAACCAGAGTTCCAATAATTAATGCAATAGAAATTGTAAACTGAGTAACCACAAGTATCTTTCGAAGCAAAGAGGAGTTACGACCAGTCTTAAAAGTTCTTTTTAAAACTGAAACTGGATTGAATGATGACAAATATAAGGCAGGGTAACTCCCTGAAAATAAAGATGTTAAATATATAAAGAGTAATGCAATTAACCAAAAACCTAGATCCGTCCATGGAAATTCTATTGTTTTACTTGCTAGCGTATTAAACCCATTTAGTGATAATAAAACTATGCCTATAGCAAAGACAAAAGCTAGTAAAACGATAAGAAAAGACTCTGATAAAAATTGGAATATTAACTGTCTTCGCTGAGAACCAAGACATTTCCGTATACCAACTTCCGTAGCTCGCTTTTCTGAACGCGCTGTACTTAAATTAATAAAGTTAATACATGCCAACAATAAAATAAAAACTCCTATGATGCCGAATAACCAAACATTTTCAATACGACCGCCAACTTGCTTACCGTTTTCAAAATCACCTCTTAAATGCCAATCT is drawn from Nonlabens dokdonensis DSW-6 and contains these coding sequences:
- a CDS encoding ABC transporter permease, whose amino-acid sequence is MLKSYFKTAFRNLLKNGLSSFINIFGLAIGMAATILIGLWVYDELSYNSYFENKDKIAQVFQHQLNNGEIGTSPAIPRPLEFALRENYADNFKHIVMASWEYPRYLKVGDKNIFITGNAMQEGAPDMLDLEITQGIKNGLKEKNSIMLSQSAATTLFGNTNAIGKTVRIDDADNLIVTGVYKDIPESNFFSDMEYLIPWKYIITQNWIKNAKDQWDNNSFQLLVQINENTTMESVTYKIKDVKKNAAPDLAQFNPQMFLFPMKDWHLRGDFENGKQVGGRIENVWLFGIIGVFILLLACINFINLSTARSEKRATEVGIRKCLGSQRRQLIFQFLSESFLIVLLAFVFAIGIVLLSLNGFNTLASKTIEFPWTDLGFWLIALLFIYLTSLFSGSYPALYLSSFNPVSVLKRTFKTGRNSSLLRKILVVTQFTISIALIIGTLVVMNQIQYSKDRPTGYNKEGLIQIPVMSEQFLGKAPVMRTQFIASGGVVEMATSSSPTTEVWSNNGGYTWDGKPQGLQEDFAYMAVSYDFVEALGAKIIEGRGFSREFSTDSLGVILNKTAVEYMNIKNPVGKFIRDVREDNPAPPLKIIGVIEDIIMQSPYEPVKQSIYVFDRFGHASFYNLRLNPRKNVSENLALVEGVFKENFPNAPFDYQFVDEEYGKKFRAEERIANLARVFTILAIFISCLGLFGLAMFVAEQRTKEIGIRKVLGASTGRLWLLLSKDFLILVTIALVVASPFAYYIMNQWLQKFSYRTSIGWDVFIITCLGAILITLITTSFQAIKAAKADPIKSLRTE